GAGCTCGATGACGAGGGCGTCGTCGGGACCGATCGCTGCGTACCCGCGGAAGATTCCCTTCGTCACCTTCGTGTGATCGCGGGTCTCCATGGACTCGACCCGGTACCGAGACCCCTTCGTGAGCGCCACGATTCCCGGTTCCGACGTGGGATCACCTCCGCTGCTCCCCGAGCTTCTGGATGTGATCCACGGTCTTCCGGTAGTTCTCCATGGCGATCTCCACGTTGGACTCGACGAAGTTCCAAGCCTTGGAGAGATTCCCATACCGGATTCGGTATCCCTTCCGCACCGTGCCGCGCTCGTTCACGTTGACCTCGTCCAGGAGATCCATGTCCTTGAGCTTGTTGATGTGGCGGTAGATGGTTGCCTTCGTCGTCTTCAGCTTGGCGGCGAGCTGCTCCACGGTCCAACCCTTGTCCATCCGTCCGATGAGACACTCGACGAAGAGGCGGTATGGGACCGAGTCGCGGACCGAACTCGCGTCCGTCTTGGGGTCATAGCCTTTGGGGATGTACCCGATCTGGGTGAGGAACAGGAGGGCGACGTCGTCGAGGTCCTTGAGAGGCGTGAGAGGGGTGTTGCTGACGACGCTGATTTCGAACGGCAAACCAGGACCCCCGAGCCATGGGTAACCTTTCTACCTAGTTAAGCATTGTGATTGAAAAGTGGCGGCGTCGCGTCTAAAAGGTACGCTTCCACATCGATAAAGTCACGTTGCAGCAACGGCCTGGGGTTTCCCCACGCCGGTTCCGGGGGCCATCGTGGCAGCACGCAGGCCCACGCGGGGGCATCTTTTGCGCCTGCTCGGGGACGTGGGCATTGGCGTCGGGCTAGAAAACGATGTCGATTCGACCTTCGCCGGGCCCGCGACCCCCGCGGGTCGTGCCGCTGCGGGTTTCGTCCGTTCCGCGGCACTTTCGCTCACCCCTGGGCGAAGGGTTTTTGCGCTCGCGCCGCGTCGGGGGCGTGGGAAGCGATGGATTCCCGCGTCTCTCCTGCCGAACTCGTCCGCCTCGCGGTCACGGTGTACATCCCGCCCGCGCTTCGGTCGTTTACGCACGGGCAGGACGAGGTTCTCGTGGAGGCGCACGATGCGGACGCGCTCCTGCGGCAGCTGGAGACGGCGTTCCCGGGGATCCGGGGACGCATCCTCGACGAGACGGGACGACCCCGGCCCTACGTGAACGTGTTCGTCAACGAGGAGCTCGTGCGCGGCTCCCTGGAGACGGTCGTGCTCTTGCCCGGGGACCGGGTCCATATCCTCCCCAGTGTCGCAGGTGGTTTGCTTGGTTAGCGTCAAGAAGGGCAGTACGGTCGTACTCGTGGGCACGAAGAAGGGTGCGTTCGCCTTCCACTCGTCGGATCGCCGTCGTTGGTCCGCGCTGGGACCGTACCTGGCCGGGTTGCCCGTGTACCATATGATTCTCGATCCCCGCGACGGCCGGACCGTCTACGCCGCGTCGCTCAACCCCGGCGAGATGTGGGGGCCCGGGCTGTTCCGCGGGAAGCTCGGAACGGCACCGAGCCTCACGAAGTCCGCACCCAAGTACAAGGCGGGCGGAACCCTCGCGGTCAAGGCGCTGTGGCACGTGGAGACCGGACCCGCCGACGCCCCGGACTCGATCCTCGCGGGCGTGGAGCCCGCGGGGCTCTTCCGCAGCGACGACCGCGGGGACACCTGGA
This is a stretch of genomic DNA from Thermoplasmata archaeon. It encodes these proteins:
- a CDS encoding helix-turn-helix domain-containing protein, which gives rise to MPFEISVVSNTPLTPLKDLDDVALLFLTQIGYIPKGYDPKTDASSVRDSVPYRLFVECLIGRMDKGWTVEQLAAKLKTTKATIYRHINKLKDMDLLDEVNVNERGTVRKGYRIRYGNLSKAWNFVESNVEIAMENYRKTVDHIQKLGEQRR
- a CDS encoding MoaD/ThiS family protein produces the protein MDSRVSPAELVRLAVTVYIPPALRSFTHGQDEVLVEAHDADALLRQLETAFPGIRGRILDETGRPRPYVNVFVNEELVRGSLETVVLLPGDRVHILPSVAGGLLG